A region of the Sphingomonas sp. S2-65 genome:
CACCATGCCGGGCGATGCGTAGAACTCGCCAAGATCCTCGACTTCCGCGCAGGTATAGCCGGTCTCTTCTTCCAGCTCGCGGCGCGCAGCGCTTTCCACCGTGTCGGTGTCGTGCTCGTCGCCGATCAGCCCGGCGGGCAACTCGAGGCACCGCTTGCCGAGCGGCACGCGGTATTGGTCGACGAGCAGGATATGATCGTCCTCGTCTATCGCGACGATGACCGTCGCCTTGATGCCACGTGCGCGGGAAACGAACTCCCAGCTGCCCTGGCGCTTGGCCTGGATCCACTTTCCTTCCCAGGCGATCTCGACAGGCTCTTCGCTCATAGCTCGATCAAACGGTCGGGAAGCTCGTTGGTGTCGCCTTCGCTGCGCGGGAAATGCTGTGCGAGGATGGCGCCGATCTGCTCCACCGCCGCGGCCATGCCGTCACCGGGCCGGCCGTCTTTCACGTCGGCGATCAACGCGGCCATGGCGGCGCCCCAGATTTCCGGCTCCACGCGGCCATGGATCGCCTCGTCGGCGATGATCTCGGCCTGGTGCTCGGCGAGGCTGAGGTAGAGCAGCACGCCGGTCGACGCCTTGGTGCGCTTCTCGGCGGCTGTGCGGAACAGCTTCATCGCGGCGCGGTGGACCCGGCGCGCCTTGGTGGCGCGCGGGGTCAGCAGCATGCGGACGCCGTCGAGCGCCAGCAGCAGCCGCGCGGCGAGAAACGTCACCGCCATCAGCAACAGCGCGAAGGTCAGGTACCAGCGCGGCGGCGTGTCCGACCACGCGTCGATCAGGTGGGAGTGAAGCCATTCCACCGGGCTCGGCACCCAGGCGAGCAGCGCCAGCACCAGCAGCATCGCCAGCACCGTCCAGTGCAGCGCGACATCGTGATAGGCATCGGAGCGCCCCGCCACTACCGTGACGATCTCGCCATCAGTGGACAGTTCTGCCCGTGTTACCGCGGAAGTGACGCGGCTATGATCGGCCTCGCTCAATCGCATCGTCACCAACTCCCCGAAGCGCCGCCGCCGCCGAACGATCCGCCGCCACCCGAGAAGCCGCCACCGCCGCCTCCGCCGCCCCAGCCGCCACCATCACCGCCGCCCCAGCCCGAGCCGCCGCCACGGCTCATCTCGCTGGCGATGCTCCACAGGATGATCGGCAGCGCGCCGCCGTCACCCCCGCCGCGATAGCGCCGGGCGCCGCGGCGACCACGCCCACGGAACAGCATGGGAAGGATGACGAAAACCAGGATCACGCCCCAGAATACCAGCCCCCAGGGGACGCCGCCGCCGCTGCTGCGCGTCTGCCGCGGGGCCGCCTTGGCCTGTTTCTGCGTCTCTTGCTGGGCGCGCTGCTCGGCGGCCTCGAGCGGCAGCTTCATCTGCTCGCCGATCGCCTGCGCGCCGGCTACTACGCCGCCACCCAGGTCGCCGGCCTTGAAGCGCGGAATGATCTGTTCGGTGATGATCGCGTTCGACAGCGCGTCGGTCATGATCGGTTCGAGACCGTAGCCGACCTCGATGCGGACCTTGCGTTCGGCCGGAGCGACGATCAGCACGATGCCGTTGTTCGCCTCCGACTGGCCGATCTTCCAGGCGCGGCCAAGTCGATAGCCGTAATCGGCGATATCATAGCCGCCGAGATCCGGAATGGTCGCGACGACGAACTGACGCGACGAGGCCTGTTGGACCTGTTCGGAGAGCTGCGTGATCTGCGCCTCCTGCTCCGGCGAGAGCAGGTTGGCGGCATCGACCACGCGACCCGTCAGCTTGGGAAAGCTCTGCGCCTGCGCCGCGAGCGGCAGCAGGAGCAGGCTGAGGACGAACGCAAACGCGCGGTGGATGGTCACGCTGTTTCCTTTGATCCCGAGACGCGGGATCAGTTGGTGTTCCCGAAGTCCACCGTCGGCGCGGTGTCGGCGCCCGCCTTGGCCTGGAACGGCGTCATCGGCTTGGCACCGTAGAAGATCTTCGCGCCGACCGCGTCGGGGAAGGTGCGGATGCGGGTGTTATAGGCCTGCACCGAGCCGTTATAGTCGCGGATCGAGATCGCGATGCGGTTCTCGGTGCCTTCCAGCTGCGACATCAGCGTCTTGAAATTGTCCTGGCTCTGCAGCTGCGGATATGCCTCCTGCAGCCGCTGGAGCGACAGCGACAGACCGTTCTGCGCCTGGTTGAACGCCGACATCTTGGCTGGATCGGTCAGGTCGTCGCCGGTCACCTGGACTTGCGTTGCGCGGGCGCGGGCGCTGACCACGTCGTTGAGGATCTTGCCCTCGGATCCCGCGGCACCCTTTACCGTCGCGACCAAGTTGGGGATCAGGTCGGCGCGGCGCTGGTAGTTGGTCTGGACATCGGCCCATTTCGCCTTGGCTTCTTCCTCGGCGGTGGGAACGCTGTTGAGGCCGCAGCCCGCCAGCAGGATGGCGGGAACAAGCGCGGTCGCAGCACGAAACTTCATCGGGTAAGATCCTCCAACCCAGTTGAGGCCCTTAGATGGGGCCGGTGTCTTATACGGCAAGAACACTGGAGCCCGAAAGCGAAATCGGACATGTAACGAACCGCAGGACAGTGGACGGGAGAATGGACGGCATGTGGAAGGAGTTCCGAACCTTCATCGCGCGCGGCAACGTGCTCGACCTCGCGGTAGGCGTGATCATCGGCGCCGCGTTCGGCACGATCACCAAGTCGCTGACCGACGACCTGATTATGCCACTGGTCGGCTGGGCCTTCGGCGGGTTCGATTTTTCGAGCTACTTCATTCGCCTGGGACCAATCCCGGCGAGCTATGCCGGATCCCCGGATAATTACGCCGCGCTCAAGGCGGCGGGCGTGCCGCTGTTCGGCTTCGGCCAGTTCACCACCGTGGTGATCAACTTCTTGATCCTGGCGTTCATGGTCTTCCTGCTGGTGCGCGGCGTCAACCGAGCGATCCGCGTCGTCGAGCATGAGAAGGCTGCGGGCGACGCCGCACCGGTCCCCGAGCCCGAGGAGGTGAAGCTCCTGCGCGAGATTCGCGACGCGCTCAAGCAGCGCAACGACGCGGCTTAGGCGGCGGCGAGCTCCGTGGCGGTGGCGTCGGCCAGGCTGGTGCCGTCGAGGATGCGCGCGGTCTCGTCCCGCACGCGCGACATGGCGATGCGGATGGCGCAGGTCGCTTCGTCCTTGCAGTCGTTGCACGCGCGGTAGGCGGTACGGCTGACGCAGGGGACCAGCGCCAACGGCCCCTCGATCACGCGGATGATCTCGCCCAGCGAGATGAGGTGCGGCGCGCGGGCGAGGCGGTATCCGCCCATCTTGCCGCGCGTCGAGAGCAGGAACCCGGCATCGCGCAGATCGGCGAGGATCAGTTCGAGGAACTTGCGCGGCACCGTCGCCCCGGTGGCGATCCGGTTCATCGCGGTGGGCGCGGTGACAGGCTGCTCCGCCAGGAACAGCATCGCGCGGAGCGCGTAGCGGGAACGCTGCGTCAACATGGTGCTTCCCCATGGCAAGTGAATGCGATTCTGTGAAGGGCCGTAGCAATGCACGACTGGCCTTTTCATGAACCGAAACAGCCCCTATATGCCTTCTTGCCGGGCTTGCTCGGCTATGGGGATAAACGAAGGCGTACAATAGGCGCAGCGGACCCGGGGGCGGTACCCGGCGGCTCCACCATAATCCTCGAGCGATCGGGGTTCATGACGGGGCCGAACTAGGATCGACGTGTGTTGAAAAGCGCCATCTATCTCTCAGCGTGGGCCACTGTGACGGTCTGAAACACAAGTGCCAACGATAACGAAGCACTCGCTATTGCGGCGTAACCCCAAGGCTTAACGGCCTAAGGTTATTCTAAAATGCGCGGTTGGACCGCACCGGGCAACAGAAGCGGATTCCAGCGGTACGGGGAGCACCGGGCAACAGAAGCTCCCCACTCAGCCAACATTCGGTTCGACCCTCGAGGTGCAGGCGCTCTGAAGTGCCGCCTTCTCGACGGCATCGCAGCTGGCCCCGGCTTTCGCCGGGGAGCCAGCCGTGGATATGCCTGGCCTGCTTTACGCCGCCGCGAGGGGCTGTGCGCCTTCGTCGACGTCGGGTGACTCCTCGGCATCCACGCCCGCTTCCAGCGCGGCTTCGTCGCGGGCCAGCGCGTCGGCGTCCTCGGCGCGGATGCCGAAGCGGGCCGCCACGTCGGGAGCGAAGCGAAGCAGATCGGGGCGCAGCTTCAAAAGGCTGAGATCCTTCGACTTGCCTTCCATCATCACATCGAACTCCAGCCCCTGCGCCATCCGCATGAAGGTGGCGAATTCGAACGGGTTGGTGAAATCCGAATGGCCGGTCCAGATCGGCGGGCGGAGCACGGTGCGCGTGCGCGCCTTGGTCCCCGCCGCGGCGCGCTGCTTGTCGGTGAGCTTCTGCTTGATCTCGCGCAGCTCGGTGCGCGGCGAGGAGAAGTGGATCTTGGGACGCACGCCCTGCGGCCAACTGGCGAGGAAGCGCTCGAGCGTGTCGCGGATGTCGAGCCGTTCGGGATTGAGGCACCAGAAATGCTGATAGTCGAAGATCAGCGGCACGCCGGTGCGCTCGTGGATCCACAGCACGTCGGCGGCGGAGAAGCGGATGTCGTCATTCTCGAGCACCAGCCGGCGGCGGACATGCTCGGGGCATTGCTCCCAACCCTCGATCCAGCGCGCGCGGCTTGCGGCGTGGTCGCCATAGACGCCGCCGACATGCGTCACCATCACCGCCTCTGGCCCGCACTCCATCCGATCGAGCATCTCGGCCTGGCTCGACAGATCCCAGATGCTCTTGGCGGTGAGCTTGGGATCGGGCGAATTGAGCAGCACATATTGCGAGGGGTGGAAGGACAAGCGGATGTCGAAGTCGCGCGCCTTGGCGCCCAAGGCGCGGAGTTCGGCATCGCTCTCCGCCACCTGATTGTGGAATTGCGGCAGATCGGGGTGCGTGGCGTACGGCGCGAGATCCGACGACAGCCGGTACATGTCGAGCTGATGCGCGTGGAGATAGTCGAGGATCCGATCGACTTGCTCGAGCGAATATTTGAGATGCGGCCCGTTCTGCCAACGGCGCGTGTCGTTGCTCTTGAGCTCGGGCTTTCCTATCACCTTGACGGGAAAGCCCAAGCGGAGCGGGCGGGCCGGAAGTGCTGTCGATTCAACCATGTGCGGCCGAACGCGCGAGGCGCGGCTTAGTCGCGCCTGCGCAGCCAGGACAGGCCGGTGGCCGCGGCGATCAGCGCCACCCCTGCCCCGGCCTTGCCCCGCTTGCGGACCATCGACAGGCCGAATCCGGCGAGCCCGGTGGTGAGCCAGCCGACCTTGGGCAGGCCCGAGATGCGCGCCGCCCGCACCGCTGCCCGCCCGGCGACGAAGCCGGTGCCGGGGGTTTCGCGGGCGGGCGGGGCAGCGCTGGACATGCGCGCGAACGGCACGACGGGGATTGGCGCGGGCTTTGCCGGCACGGCGGGCTCGGGATCGGGGATCTTCGGCGCTAGGCCAGTGCCTTCGGGCTTGGGATCGCCGTCTCCGGCGACGTGATCGGCGACCCAGGCGCGCCGCGCGCCCATCGGCCGCTCGGCGCCCGTCGTGGTGTCTTCGGTGGTCTGGTGCTCGAGCTCGGAATTGAGCTCGGCGCCGAACAGCAGGACGTAGGACGCCAAATAGAGGAAGGTCAGCAGCGCCACGACGGCGCCCAGCGAGCCATAGGTCGCATCGAACTTGGCGACGTAGCGGACATAGGCGCCGAAGCCGAGGGTGAGGCCCAGCCACAATATGGCGGAGAAGAGCGAGCCGGCAGTGAGCCAGGTCCACTTCGCCTTGCTGCGCGAGGGGCCGAAGCGATAGAGCGCCGCCGCGGCGGCTGCCCCGGCCAGGGTGAGCAGCACATAGGTGACGATCGTGCCGACGACGGGCAGCGCGCTGGCATCATAGTGCATCAGCCGGCCCAGCGTGGCGAGCGCGGCAAGCGCCAGCGCGGCGAGGATCGCGGCGACCACCGCCGCGGCGGTGAGCGCCAGCGCGGTCAGGTTGACCATGACGAAGCTGCGCTTCTCATGCTCCTCATACGCGATGTTGAGCGCCGTGATCACTGCCCCGGCGCCGTTGCGCGCACCGAAGATCGCGATCCCCAGCGCGATCAGCGCGCCCATGCCCTTCTTGCCGTCCGACGACTGGACCAATTGCATCAGCTGCTCGCCGATGGTTTCCGCGACGTCGGCCGGCACCATCGACGTCAGTGCCTGCATGTCCTTCATCACCGCCTGCGGATCGGCGAAGATGCCATAACAAAGCACGATCGCGGCAAGCGTCGGCGCGAGCGCGAGGAACCCGTAAAAGGCGACGCCCGCGGCGATCAGGCCGACATTGTCGTCCGAGGATTCCTTCCACGTCCGGACCGCGACCTGCTTCCAGCCGGCGAGCGGCATCTTCCAGGGACTCGTGGCGTCCCTTCCCTTGGCATCCATTCCTAGCCCCTGTTAGGTGCGGCGGCTTGCCGCCTAGGCGGACATAGCGCGCCTGGGGGCTGGACGTTCCGGAGGGCGGGATCTTCAATCCTCCCGTGCTAGGGGAAGCGGCGTGCGGAGCGCCGTGGCGCTGCTTCGGGCGGGGATACCCCTCCGTCAGCCCTGTGGGCTGCCACCTCCCCTTGCGGGGGAGGATTGCACAGAAAAGGGGCCCGGTTTCCCGGGCCCCTTCCTGTTTCCGTTTGAAGCGGACGCTTAGTCGTCGTTGCCGGTGAGGAACGAGGGCAGGCCGATATTCTCGCCGCCTTCTTCCTTGCCGCCTTCCGAACGCTCGCGACGCGGGCCACGATCTCCGCGGCCTTCGCCGCGGGGACCGCGATCACCACCCTCGCGGGGTGCGCGATCGCCGCCTTCGCTGCGCGGACCACGGTCACCGCCGCCTTCGCGACGCGGACCACGATCGCCACCACGGCCGCCGTCACGACGACGATCGCCGCCTTCGCTGCGCGGGCCACGATCGCCGCCGCCGCTGCGGCCGCCTTCGCGCCCACCTTCACGGTCGCCGCGCGGCTCGCGTGCAGGACGGGTGTCCTCCAGCTCTTCGCCGGTTTCCTGATCGACGACGCGCATCGACAGGCGAACCTTGCCGCGCGGATCGATCTCGAGGACCTTGACCTTCACTTCCTGGCCTTCCGACACGACGTCGGTCGGCTTCTCGACACGCTCGTTCTTCATTTCGGAGACGTGGACGAGACCGTCCTTGCCGCCCATGAAGTTCACGAAAGCACCGAAATCGACGATGTTGACGACCTTGCCGTTATAGACCTTGCCGACTTCGGCCTCTTCGACGAGGCCCTTGATCCAAGCGATCGCCGCTTCGATCTGTGCCGGATCCGAGGACGAGACCTTGATCACGCCTTCGTCGTCGATGTCGACCTTGGCGCCGGTGGTGGCGACGATCTCGCGGATTACCTTGCCGCCGGTACCGATCACTTCACGGATCTTCGACTTGTCGATCGAGAAGGTCTCGATGCGCGGTGCGTGCGCCGAGAGCTCCGAACGAGTCTCACCCAGTGCCTTGGCCATTTCGCCCAGGATGTGGATGCGGCCGTCCTTGGCCTGGCTCAGCGCGACCTTCATGATCTCTTCGGTGATGCCGGCGATCTTGATGTCCATCTGCATCGTGGTGATGCCTTCGGCCGTGCCTGCAACCTTGAAGTCCATGTCGCCGAGGTGATCCTCGTCGCCGAGGATGTCGCTGAGGACCGCAAAGTCCTTGCCCTCGAGGATCAGGCCCATCGCGATGCCCGCAACGGGTGCCTTGATCGGCACGCCGGCGTCCATCAGCGACAGCGAACCGCCGCACACCGTCGCCATCGACGACGAGCCATTGCTCTCGGTGATATCCGAGGTCAGGCGGATCGTGTAGGGGAATTCTTCCTTGGTGGGCAGCACGCCGTGCAGCGCACGCCACGCCAGCTTGCCATGGCCGACTTCGCGGCGGCCCGGCGCGCCGAAGCGGCCGACTTCACCGACCGAATAAGGCGGGAAGTTATAGTGCAGCATGAAGTGCTGGTAGGACAGGCCACCCAGACCGTCGATCATCTGCTCGGCGTCGCGGGTGCCGAGCGTGCAGGTCGCGATCGTCTGAGTCTCGCCACGCGTGAACAGAGCGGAACCGTGGGCGCGCGGCAGGAAGTGCGTTTCCGCCTCGATCGGACGGACCGTCTTGGTGTCGCGGCCGTCGATGCGGCGGCCTTCCTTGAGGATCGCCGTGCGGACGATGTCGGCCTCGAGCTTCTTCACCAGCTTGAGGCTGGCGAGATAGGCCTGGGGATCGCTGTCCTTGAGATCGGCCATGCCTTCGCGGGCCTTGGTGCGTGCCGCATTGATCGCGGTCTGGCGCTGCTGCTTGTCGGTCAGCTTGTAGGCTGCCTCGAGATCCTTGCCGATCAGCTTCTTGAGCTTGGCCTTCACTTCGACCTTGTCGTCCTGGGTCTTGAGTTCCCAAGGCTCCTTGGCGGCCTGCTCGGCGAGCTGGATGATCGCATCGATCACGCGCTGCGATTCGCGGTGCGCGAACATCACGGCGCCCAGCATGACTTCTTCCGAAAGCTCCTTGGCTTCGGATTCGACCATCATCACTGCGTCGTGCGTTGCGGCGACGACGAGGTCCAGAAGACCGGCATCGACCTGCTCGTCGGTGGGGTTGAGGATATAATCGGTGCCGTCATAGCCGACGCGCGCGGCGCCGATCGGACCCATGAAGGGCACGCCCGACAGCGTCATCGCTGCCGAAGCGGCGACCATCGCGAGGATGTCCGGCTCGTTCTCGCCGTCATAGGACAGGACCTGCGCGATGCAGTTGATCTCGTTGTAGAAGCCCTCGGGGAAGAGCGGGCGGAGCGGACGATCGATGAGGCGGGAAACCAGCGTTTCCTTCTCGGTCGCGCCGCGCTCGCGCTTGAAGAAGCCGCCGGGGATACGACCCGCGGCCGAGAACTTCTCCTGATAGTGAACGGTCAGCGGGAAGAAGTCCTGGCCTTCCTTCACCGACTTGGCGGCAGTCACGGCGCAGAGCACCACGGTCTCGCCCAGCGTTGCGATGACGGCGCCATCGGCCTGGCGGGCAACCTTGCCCGTTTCGAGGGTCAGCGTCTTGCCGCCCCACTCGATCGATACGGTTTTCTTGTCGAACATAGATTTTCCTTCACTCCCGCTGCCCGATGCGAGCGGGGGCCTATTTGGTCGAGCCGATAGTGGCTCGTGGGGACCAGCCGAATTGCCGCTCCCCTTTGTGCCCCCGCAATGGGGGACAATCCGGCGATAAAGCGCCGAAATGACAAAAAGGCGACCCGAGGGCCGCCTTTCCGGTTACTTGCGAAGGCCGAGCTTGCCGATCAGATCGGTGTAGCGGGCCTGATCCTTCTTGCGAAGATAATCGAGGAGGCTGCGGCGCTTGTTGACCATCAGCAGCAGACCGCGGCGCGAATGATTGTCCTTCGCGTGGGTCTTGAAGTGCTCGGTCAGGTTCACGATGCGCTCGGTGAGGATCGCGATCTGAACTTCGGGGCTGCCGGTGTCACCGCTCTCGCGGCCATGTTCGGTGATAAGCGCTTCCTTGCGCTCTGCCGTGATCGTCATAGGCTTTCCTTCGACATCGTTCTACAGATTGAAACCGCGGACGACCCGGACCTCTCCGGAGCGGACCTCCACCAGCGCCACCGGGATTTCCCCGGAACAGCCGAAGTATTGGCCCTCGTCAGCGTGTATCCCGGCCAGAACCCGCCCCTGTCGGAGCAGCCCTGCCTGGTCGGGGGTGAGGGATAGAGCCGGGATGTCGTCCAGCCCCGCCCTCAACGGCAGGAGTATGCGTTCAAGCTGCCGCGCCTTAGCGGTATCGGCCAATTTGTCCAGCGGAATCGCGGATCCCAGCGTGAACGGGCCGGCCTTGATGCGGCGGAGCATGGTGACGTGGCCGACGGTGCCGAGCGCGAGCGCGATGTCGCGGGCGAGGCTGCGGATATAGGTGCCCTTGGAGACATGGGCGGTGAGGGTGATTTCACGCAATTCCTCCCCGGCACGGGGAGGGGGACCATGCGGAGCATCGGGGAGGGGGTTTTCCCCAGGCGACTCCCTTGTGGAGCGCCCCCTCCACCCCTCGCCTTCGGCGAGCGGTCCCCCTCCCCGTACCGGGGAGGAATGAAGAGCATATATCGTCACGCTGCGGCTCGGGAGCACGACGTCCTCACCGGCGCGGGCGAGGTCGTAGGCGCGCTCGCCGTCGACCTTGAGCGCGGAATAGGCCGGGGGGACCTGCTCGATCGGGCCGGTGAAGCGCGGCAGGACGGCTTCGACCTGCGCCAGCGTCGGACGCACCGGGGATGCGGCGATCTCCACCCCCTCAAGGTCGAGCGTGTCGGTCTGCACCCCAAACGCAATCGTGAAGTCGTAGACCTTGTCGCTGTCGAGCATGCGGCCGGCGAGCTTGGTCGCCTCGCCGACTGCGATCGGCAGCACGCCGGTCGCCAGCGGATCGAGCGTGCCGCCATGCCCGACCTTGAACTTGCCATAGCCGCCGTCGCGCAGCGCGCGCTTGACCGCGCTCACCCCCTGAGTGGAGCCGAGCCCCAGCGGCTT
Encoded here:
- a CDS encoding NUDIX hydrolase produces the protein MSEEPVEIAWEGKWIQAKRQGSWEFVSRARGIKATVIVAIDEDDHILLVDQYRVPLGKRCLELPAGLIGDEHDTDTVESAARRELEEETGYTCAEVEDLGEFYASPGMVSESFYLVRATGLSKIGEGGGVDEEDINVHRVPMAEISTFVAQKRAEGFGMDVKMLLLLAGDLLRL
- a CDS encoding TPM domain-containing protein: MRLSEADHSRVTSAVTRAELSTDGEIVTVVAGRSDAYHDVALHWTVLAMLLVLALLAWVPSPVEWLHSHLIDAWSDTPPRWYLTFALLLMAVTFLAARLLLALDGVRMLLTPRATKARRVHRAAMKLFRTAAEKRTKASTGVLLYLSLAEHQAEIIADEAIHGRVEPEIWGAAMAALIADVKDGRPGDGMAAAVEQIGAILAQHFPRSEGDTNELPDRLIEL
- a CDS encoding TPM domain-containing protein; translation: MHRAFAFVLSLLLLPLAAQAQSFPKLTGRVVDAANLLSPEQEAQITQLSEQVQQASSRQFVVATIPDLGGYDIADYGYRLGRAWKIGQSEANNGIVLIVAPAERKVRIEVGYGLEPIMTDALSNAIITEQIIPRFKAGDLGGGVVAGAQAIGEQMKLPLEAAEQRAQQETQKQAKAAPRQTRSSGGGVPWGLVFWGVILVFVILPMLFRGRGRRGARRYRGGGDGGALPIILWSIASEMSRGGGSGWGGGDGGGWGGGGGGGGFSGGGGSFGGGGASGSW
- a CDS encoding LemA family protein, which translates into the protein MKFRAATALVPAILLAGCGLNSVPTAEEEAKAKWADVQTNYQRRADLIPNLVATVKGAAGSEGKILNDVVSARARATQVQVTGDDLTDPAKMSAFNQAQNGLSLSLQRLQEAYPQLQSQDNFKTLMSQLEGTENRIAISIRDYNGSVQAYNTRIRTFPDAVGAKIFYGAKPMTPFQAKAGADTAPTVDFGNTN
- the mscL gene encoding large conductance mechanosensitive channel protein MscL gives rise to the protein MWKEFRTFIARGNVLDLAVGVIIGAAFGTITKSLTDDLIMPLVGWAFGGFDFSSYFIRLGPIPASYAGSPDNYAALKAAGVPLFGFGQFTTVVINFLILAFMVFLLVRGVNRAIRVVEHEKAAGDAAPVPEPEEVKLLREIRDALKQRNDAA
- a CDS encoding RrF2 family transcriptional regulator, with translation MLTQRSRYALRAMLFLAEQPVTAPTAMNRIATGATVPRKFLELILADLRDAGFLLSTRGKMGGYRLARAPHLISLGEIIRVIEGPLALVPCVSRTAYRACNDCKDEATCAIRIAMSRVRDETARILDGTSLADATATELAAA
- the uvsE gene encoding UV DNA damage repair endonuclease UvsE: MGFPVKVIGKPELKSNDTRRWQNGPHLKYSLEQVDRILDYLHAHQLDMYRLSSDLAPYATHPDLPQFHNQVAESDAELRALGAKARDFDIRLSFHPSQYVLLNSPDPKLTAKSIWDLSSQAEMLDRMECGPEAVMVTHVGGVYGDHAASRARWIEGWEQCPEHVRRRLVLENDDIRFSAADVLWIHERTGVPLIFDYQHFWCLNPERLDIRDTLERFLASWPQGVRPKIHFSSPRTELREIKQKLTDKQRAAAGTKARTRTVLRPPIWTGHSDFTNPFEFATFMRMAQGLEFDVMMEGKSKDLSLLKLRPDLLRFAPDVAARFGIRAEDADALARDEAALEAGVDAEESPDVDEGAQPLAAA
- a CDS encoding YihY/virulence factor BrkB family protein, which gives rise to MPLAGWKQVAVRTWKESSDDNVGLIAAGVAFYGFLALAPTLAAIVLCYGIFADPQAVMKDMQALTSMVPADVAETIGEQLMQLVQSSDGKKGMGALIALGIAIFGARNGAGAVITALNIAYEEHEKRSFVMVNLTALALTAAAVVAAILAALALAALATLGRLMHYDASALPVVGTIVTYVLLTLAGAAAAAALYRFGPSRSKAKWTWLTAGSLFSAILWLGLTLGFGAYVRYVAKFDATYGSLGAVVALLTFLYLASYVLLFGAELNSELEHQTTEDTTTGAERPMGARRAWVADHVAGDGDPKPEGTGLAPKIPDPEPAVPAKPAPIPVVPFARMSSAAPPARETPGTGFVAGRAAVRAARISGLPKVGWLTTGLAGFGLSMVRKRGKAGAGVALIAAATGLSWLRRRD
- the pnp gene encoding polyribonucleotide nucleotidyltransferase — protein: MFDKKTVSIEWGGKTLTLETGKVARQADGAVIATLGETVVLCAVTAAKSVKEGQDFFPLTVHYQEKFSAAGRIPGGFFKRERGATEKETLVSRLIDRPLRPLFPEGFYNEINCIAQVLSYDGENEPDILAMVAASAAMTLSGVPFMGPIGAARVGYDGTDYILNPTDEQVDAGLLDLVVAATHDAVMMVESEAKELSEEVMLGAVMFAHRESQRVIDAIIQLAEQAAKEPWELKTQDDKVEVKAKLKKLIGKDLEAAYKLTDKQQRQTAINAARTKAREGMADLKDSDPQAYLASLKLVKKLEADIVRTAILKEGRRIDGRDTKTVRPIEAETHFLPRAHGSALFTRGETQTIATCTLGTRDAEQMIDGLGGLSYQHFMLHYNFPPYSVGEVGRFGAPGRREVGHGKLAWRALHGVLPTKEEFPYTIRLTSDITESNGSSSMATVCGGSLSLMDAGVPIKAPVAGIAMGLILEGKDFAVLSDILGDEDHLGDMDFKVAGTAEGITTMQMDIKIAGITEEIMKVALSQAKDGRIHILGEMAKALGETRSELSAHAPRIETFSIDKSKIREVIGTGGKVIREIVATTGAKVDIDDEGVIKVSSSDPAQIEAAIAWIKGLVEEAEVGKVYNGKVVNIVDFGAFVNFMGGKDGLVHVSEMKNERVEKPTDVVSEGQEVKVKVLEIDPRGKVRLSMRVVDQETGEELEDTRPAREPRGDREGGREGGRSGGGDRGPRSEGGDRRRDGGRGGDRGPRREGGGDRGPRSEGGDRAPREGGDRGPRGEGRGDRGPRRERSEGGKEEGGENIGLPSFLTGNDD
- the rpsO gene encoding 30S ribosomal protein S15, which codes for MTITAERKEALITEHGRESGDTGSPEVQIAILTERIVNLTEHFKTHAKDNHSRRGLLLMVNKRRSLLDYLRKKDQARYTDLIGKLGLRK
- the truB gene encoding tRNA pseudouridine(55) synthase TruB, yielding MHGWIILDKPLGLGSTQGVSAVKRALRDGGYGKFKVGHGGTLDPLATGVLPIAVGEATKLAGRMLDSDKVYDFTIAFGVQTDTLDLEGVEIAASPVRPTLAQVEAVLPRFTGPIEQVPPAYSALKVDGERAYDLARAGEDVVLPSRSVTIYALHSSPVRGGGPLAEGEGWRGRSTRESPGENPLPDAPHGPPPRAGEELREITLTAHVSKGTYIRSLARDIALALGTVGHVTMLRRIKAGPFTLGSAIPLDKLADTAKARQLERILLPLRAGLDDIPALSLTPDQAGLLRQGRVLAGIHADEGQYFGCSGEIPVALVEVRSGEVRVVRGFNL